In Pectobacterium aroidearum, the following are encoded in one genomic region:
- a CDS encoding methyl-accepting chemotaxis protein, which yields MKLRTRIALLCGTTLLGMLILSAVALNTLYNTMMSERVGQLSTLVQLAHSAAQKAYDLEKSGQLSHEDAEKEAKRTIGNFHQGDRYFFVRGYTNDVNYVHPNPKRIGIVDANGGKEAGERYRASLQGNTIGTVIAEGTRPGQQNKVEKLYAVIKFEPWDWTIGYGDYIDDIQQTFWRNALILLSLGLVLLLIISAFAWNMFRTLMRQLGGEPQYAVDVVREIAGGNLRVDVETKQGDQTSILYAIRAMRDNLSHLVNQVRSSTNSIATASTQIASGNGDLSARTESQASALEQTAAAMEQLTATVKQNADNARYANELAVSASDVAVRGGDVVSRVVVTMDSISLSSRKIVDIIGVIDSIAFQTNILALNAAVEAARAGEQGRGFAVVASEVRTLAQRSASAAREIKGLIDDSVAKVGEGTDFVKQAGDTMNEVVESVHRVTSMMGEISVASAEQRSGIEQVNLAISQMDQSTEQNAALVEEALAAAHSLSEQAQELSRTVEQFRVDESAGSYLALGAR from the coding sequence GTGAAATTACGAACCAGAATTGCACTGCTATGCGGTACGACCTTGTTAGGGATGTTAATTTTATCCGCGGTGGCGCTGAATACGCTCTATAACACGATGATGAGCGAACGCGTCGGCCAGCTTTCTACGTTAGTTCAACTGGCTCATTCGGCGGCACAAAAAGCGTATGATCTTGAAAAAAGTGGTCAGCTGTCGCATGAGGACGCAGAAAAAGAGGCCAAACGGACGATCGGCAATTTCCATCAGGGCGATCGCTATTTCTTTGTGCGCGGTTACACGAATGATGTGAACTACGTTCATCCTAATCCTAAGCGTATTGGCATTGTCGATGCCAATGGGGGTAAAGAAGCGGGGGAACGCTATCGTGCTTCGCTTCAGGGCAATACGATCGGCACCGTGATTGCGGAAGGGACGCGCCCGGGGCAGCAGAATAAAGTTGAGAAGCTTTATGCCGTCATCAAATTCGAGCCTTGGGATTGGACGATTGGCTACGGCGATTACATTGACGATATCCAGCAAACATTCTGGCGTAATGCGCTGATCCTGCTGTCCTTAGGGCTGGTTCTGCTGTTAATCATTTCTGCATTTGCGTGGAATATGTTCCGTACGCTGATGCGTCAGCTCGGCGGTGAGCCTCAGTATGCCGTGGATGTCGTACGCGAAATTGCGGGAGGTAATTTACGCGTCGATGTTGAAACAAAGCAGGGCGATCAAACCAGTATTCTTTACGCTATTCGCGCGATGCGCGACAACCTGTCTCATCTGGTTAATCAGGTTCGCAGTAGTACCAACTCCATTGCAACTGCTTCAACACAAATCGCATCAGGTAACGGCGATTTGTCTGCGCGTACCGAATCACAGGCTAGCGCATTAGAACAGACGGCTGCGGCAATGGAACAGCTGACCGCGACGGTGAAACAGAATGCGGACAACGCCCGTTATGCGAATGAGCTCGCGGTATCAGCGTCGGATGTGGCGGTGCGTGGTGGTGATGTTGTCAGCCGGGTTGTTGTGACGATGGACTCCATCAGCCTGTCGTCACGCAAAATTGTGGATATCATCGGCGTTATCGACAGCATCGCTTTCCAGACAAACATTCTGGCGCTGAATGCGGCGGTAGAAGCGGCACGCGCCGGTGAACAAGGCCGTGGTTTCGCTGTAGTCGCGAGCGAAGTCCGCACATTGGCGCAGCGCTCGGCATCCGCCGCCCGGGAAATTAAAGGCCTGATTGATGACTCTGTTGCTAAGGTGGGTGAGGGCACGGATTTCGTGAAGCAGGCTGGCGATACGATGAATGAAGTGGTTGAAAGCGTACACCGCGTAACGTCCATGATGGGTGAAATCAGTGTGGCGAGCGCGGAGCAGCGTTCTGGGATTGAACAGGTTAATCTTGCGATATCGCAGATGGATCAGAGCACTGAACAGAACGCTGCGCTGGTTGAAGAAGCACTGGCGGCGGCACACTCGCTGAGCGAGCAGGCACAGGAATTATCACGTACCGTTGAGCAGTTCCGCGTCGATGAGTCAGCAGGCAGCTATCTGGCGCTGGGGGCAAGATAG
- the rmf gene encoding ribosome modulation factor, whose product MKRQKRDRLERAHSRGYQAGIVGRPKEFCPYQSINARSYWLGGWRKAMEDRAVTA is encoded by the coding sequence ATGAAGAGACAGAAACGCGATCGCCTGGAACGGGCTCATTCACGTGGTTATCAAGCAGGTATTGTCGGTAGACCGAAGGAATTTTGTCCTTATCAATCCATTAATGCCCGGTCCTACTGGTTGGGAGGCTGGCGAAAAGCCATGGAAGACAGGGCTGTTACCGCTTAG
- the pqiC gene encoding membrane integrity-associated transporter subunit PqiC: MMKAWTLVLALVLSACSSSSTQKTYYQLPIIADTNTVQAAVTQGHPLWVEHVSVADYLVNAGLVYQTNDVQYVIASNNLWASPLDQQLQQALVTNLGHKLPGWVVTTQPQGSDQAVLNVSVTGFHGRYDGNAVVRGEWMLTYQGKVVKRSFSVVLPQTEDGYDALVRTLAQGWQQVSQSIAQQAVTLN; this comes from the coding sequence ATGATGAAAGCATGGACACTGGTTCTGGCGCTGGTATTGAGTGCGTGCAGCAGTAGCAGTACGCAGAAAACGTATTATCAACTGCCGATCATCGCGGATACCAACACAGTGCAGGCGGCGGTGACTCAGGGTCACCCGCTTTGGGTTGAACATGTCAGCGTGGCGGACTATCTCGTCAATGCGGGATTGGTCTACCAGACTAACGATGTGCAGTATGTCATTGCCAGTAATAACCTGTGGGCCAGCCCTCTGGATCAGCAATTGCAGCAGGCGCTGGTGACTAATCTAGGGCATAAATTGCCCGGTTGGGTTGTGACCACACAGCCGCAAGGAAGCGATCAGGCGGTGTTGAACGTGTCGGTTACGGGTTTTCACGGCCGCTATGATGGCAATGCTGTCGTGCGCGGAGAGTGGATGCTGACCTATCAGGGAAAAGTAGTTAAACGCTCCTTCAGCGTAGTACTACCACAAACGGAAGATGGCTATGACGCACTGGTCAGAACGTTGGCACAAGGCTGGCAGCAGGTTTCCCAGTCGATTGCACAGCAGGCCGTGACGCTGAACTAA
- the pqiB gene encoding intermembrane transport protein PqiB produces MMFFIRSLPLAKDNHAVADVETIKRWSPVWIVPIVTVLIGAWILFYHFSHQGPQITLMTSNAEGIEAGKTAIKSRSVDVGVVESVVLSDDLHQVEIKARLHDGMEKLLKQDSAFWVVKPQIGREGVSGLGTLLSGAYIELQPGANKDEKREFTLLDAPPLASPDAKGIRVILDSEQSGQLNAGDPVLFRGYRVGSVETSEFDPKARKMRYQLFISAPYDGLVTSNVRFWKDSGVAFDMSAQGMRVEMGSLTTLFSGGVSFDVPAGWELGDAAKTMAQYRLFDSQRSIQDSLYTEYKEYLLFFSESIRGLQAGAPVEFRGIRLGTVAEAPFFPKNMKQDLDDDYRIPVLIRIEPDRFEKKIGGSFDFEQHLKQAQSLGLRASMKSANLLTGALYIDFDFYPKEKVDKKLLVLDGYPILPTIDGGLSQIQQKLMAVLDKVNNLPLNPMINEATKTLAESQATMREMQKTLATLNKLTSSKAMQDLPEDMQKTLLELNRSMKGFQPGSPAYNKMVADMQRLDQVLRELQPVLRTLNEKSNALVFEASGSQDPQPKRAK; encoded by the coding sequence ATGATGTTCTTCATAAGGAGCCTGCCGTTGGCGAAAGATAATCATGCCGTTGCGGATGTAGAAACGATTAAACGCTGGTCGCCGGTCTGGATTGTGCCGATTGTCACGGTGCTAATCGGCGCCTGGATACTGTTTTACCATTTCAGTCATCAAGGGCCACAAATCACGCTGATGACCAGCAACGCCGAGGGCATTGAAGCGGGCAAAACCGCCATCAAAAGTCGTAGCGTAGACGTTGGGGTGGTAGAGAGCGTGGTACTGAGCGACGACCTTCATCAAGTGGAAATCAAAGCGCGTCTGCATGATGGCATGGAGAAACTGCTAAAGCAGGACTCCGCTTTCTGGGTGGTTAAACCACAAATTGGTCGGGAAGGGGTTTCCGGTCTGGGGACGCTGCTATCCGGCGCTTATATTGAGCTCCAACCCGGAGCCAATAAGGATGAGAAACGCGAGTTTACTTTGCTGGATGCGCCGCCGCTGGCCTCGCCGGATGCGAAAGGCATCAGGGTAATACTGGACAGTGAACAATCCGGGCAACTGAATGCGGGCGATCCGGTTCTGTTCCGTGGCTATCGGGTGGGATCGGTGGAAACCAGCGAGTTCGATCCGAAAGCGCGCAAGATGCGCTATCAGCTGTTTATCTCAGCACCGTATGATGGGTTGGTCACCAGCAATGTTCGTTTCTGGAAAGACAGCGGCGTTGCATTTGATATGTCGGCACAAGGTATGCGCGTCGAAATGGGCTCGTTGACCACGTTGTTCAGTGGTGGCGTCAGCTTTGATGTCCCAGCAGGATGGGAACTGGGCGATGCGGCCAAGACCATGGCGCAATATCGGCTCTTTGATAGCCAGCGTAGCATTCAGGACTCGCTGTATACCGAATATAAAGAGTATCTGCTGTTCTTCAGCGAATCGATCCGGGGCTTACAGGCGGGAGCACCGGTTGAATTCCGTGGTATTCGACTGGGCACGGTTGCCGAAGCGCCGTTTTTCCCAAAAAATATGAAGCAAGATCTGGATGATGATTATCGCATTCCGGTGTTGATTCGTATTGAACCCGATCGGTTCGAGAAGAAGATTGGTGGCTCGTTTGATTTTGAACAGCACCTAAAACAAGCCCAATCGTTGGGACTACGCGCCTCGATGAAGTCGGCTAACCTCCTGACAGGAGCGCTCTACATCGATTTCGATTTTTATCCAAAAGAGAAAGTGGATAAAAAACTCTTGGTTCTGGATGGCTACCCAATTCTGCCTACCATTGACGGCGGTCTGTCACAGATTCAGCAGAAACTGATGGCAGTGCTCGATAAGGTGAACAACTTGCCGCTGAACCCGATGATTAATGAAGCGACGAAGACGCTGGCGGAAAGTCAGGCGACGATGCGTGAAATGCAAAAAACGTTGGCGACGCTAAACAAGCTCACGTCCAGCAAAGCGATGCAGGACCTGCCGGAAGATATGCAAAAAACACTGCTTGAACTGAATCGTAGCATGAAAGGCTTCCAGCCCGGCTCGCCAGCATATAACAAGATGGTGGCGGATATGCAGCGGTTAGATCAGGTATTGCGGGAGCTACAGCCTGTGCTGCGTACCCTGAACGAGAAAAGCAACGCATTGGTGTTTGAGGCCTCGGGTAGTCAGGATCCTCAGCCGAAGAGGGCGAAATAA
- the pqiA gene encoding membrane integrity-associated transporter subunit PqiA: protein MLCPQCDLLVELPELLHGQKATCPRCKTGLTSRQTEPRKRPVGYAVSALFMLLLANLFPFVSMRVAGITSEITLIQIPKVMVAEDYASVATLFMLFVQLVPALSMLTLILLCLHASLPLALKKSMGKMLFHLKSWGMAEIFLAGVLVSFVKLMAYGDIGIGTSFVPFVLFCLLQLLAFQSLDRRWLWNDIVPPPALPALPVLGKSGLSQGLRSCSCCTAILPASQLICPRCHSRGHARKKHSLQWTLALLITSVMLYIPSNLLPIMVTEAFGDRMGSTIMSGVILLWGMGSYPVAMVIFVASVMVPSLKMLALGWLCWQANGKTKKTEDSERMHVIYEMVEFVGRWSMIDVFVIAVLSAMVRIGRLMSIYPAVGAVLFAAVVILTMFAAMMFDPRLLWDRRNDVLHKEPAVGER, encoded by the coding sequence ATGCTTTGCCCGCAGTGTGACCTGCTGGTGGAGCTACCTGAACTCTTGCACGGCCAGAAGGCGACCTGCCCGCGTTGCAAAACGGGACTAACCAGTCGACAGACGGAACCGCGTAAACGACCGGTTGGCTATGCGGTGAGCGCGTTATTCATGCTATTGCTGGCAAACCTCTTCCCCTTCGTTTCTATGCGTGTGGCGGGAATCACCAGCGAAATAACCCTGATACAAATTCCTAAAGTGATGGTGGCGGAAGACTATGCCAGCGTCGCGACGCTGTTTATGCTTTTTGTTCAGCTGGTTCCGGCCTTAAGTATGCTGACCCTCATTCTGCTTTGCCTGCACGCCTCGTTACCGCTGGCGTTGAAAAAAAGCATGGGTAAGATGCTGTTTCATCTCAAAAGCTGGGGAATGGCGGAGATTTTTCTGGCTGGCGTGCTGGTCAGTTTTGTCAAACTAATGGCCTATGGCGATATCGGCATCGGTACCAGTTTTGTGCCTTTTGTCCTGTTCTGTCTGTTGCAACTGCTGGCTTTTCAAAGCCTCGACCGCCGCTGGCTGTGGAATGATATCGTGCCGCCCCCGGCATTACCTGCGCTCCCGGTTCTGGGGAAAAGCGGGTTATCGCAAGGGCTGCGTTCGTGCTCATGTTGTACCGCTATTCTACCAGCCAGTCAGTTAATCTGCCCACGTTGCCACTCACGCGGACATGCTCGCAAGAAGCATAGCCTGCAATGGACGCTGGCTCTGCTGATTACCTCGGTGATGCTGTATATCCCCTCGAATCTGCTGCCGATCATGGTGACCGAAGCCTTCGGCGATCGCATGGGATCGACGATCATGTCGGGTGTTATTCTGCTGTGGGGAATGGGATCTTATCCTGTTGCGATGGTTATTTTTGTCGCCAGCGTCATGGTGCCATCGCTAAAAATGTTGGCCTTAGGCTGGCTTTGTTGGCAGGCGAATGGCAAAACCAAAAAAACGGAAGACAGCGAGCGGATGCATGTCATCTATGAGATGGTTGAGTTTGTTGGACGCTGGTCGATGATTGATGTGTTCGTGATTGCCGTCCTGTCTGCGATGGTGCGCATCGGTCGCCTGATGAGTATTTATCCCGCCGTTGGGGCGGTGCTGTTCGCGGCCGTGGTGATTTTGACCATGTTTGCCGCGATGATGTTTGATCCCCGTTTGTTGTGGGATCGTCGCAATGATGTTCTTCATAAGGAGCCTGCCGTTGGCGAAAGATAA